CCGACACGGTGAAGGTGACGATCGGCCCCAAGGGCCGCAACGTCGTCATCGACAAGAAGTTCGGCGCCCCCACCATCACCAACGACGGTGTCACCATCGCCCGTGAGGTCGAGGTCGAGGACCCGTACGAGAACCTCGGCGCCCAGCTGGTGAAGGAGGTGGCGACCAAGACCAACGACATCGCGGGTGACGGTACGACCACCGCCACCGTGCTGGCCCAGGCGCTGGTCCGCGAGGGCCTGCGCAACGTCGCCGCCGGCGCCTCCCCGGCCCTCCTCAAGAAGGGCATCGACGCCGCGGTCAAGGCCGTCTCCGACGAGCTGCTCGCCACCGCGCGGCCGATCGAGGAGAAGTCCGACATCGCCGCCGTCGCCGCGCTGTCCGCCCAGGACCAGCAGGTCGGCGAGCTCATCGCCGAGGCGATGGACAAGGTCGGCAAGGACGGTGTCATCACCGTCGAGGAGTCCAACACCTTCGGTCTGGAGCTGGACTTCACCGAGGGCATGGCCTTCGACAAGGGCTACCTGTCGCCGTACTTCGTGACGGACCAGGAGCGCATGGAGGCCGTCCTCGAGGACCCGTACATCCTCATCAACCAGGGCAAGATCTCCTCCATCGCGGACATGCTGCCGCTGCTCGAGAAGATCATCCAGACCAACTCCTCGAAGCCGCTGCTGATCATCGCCGAGGACGTCGAGGGCGAGGCCCTGTCGACGCTGGTCGTCAACAAGATCCGCGGCACGTTCAACGCCGTCGCGGTGAAGGCCCCCGGCTTCGGCGACCGCCGCAAGGCGATGCTCGGCGACATGGCCACGCTCACCGGTGCCACCGTCATCGCCGAGGAGGTCGGCCTCAAGCTCGACCAGGTCGGCCTGGACGTGCTGGGCACCGCCCGCCGCGTGACGGTCACCAAGGACGACACCACGATCGTGGACGGCGGCGGCGAGAGCGCCGACGTCCAGGGCCGCGTCGCCCAGATCAAGGCCGAGATCGAGACCACGGACTCCGACTGGGACCGCGAGAAGCTCCAGGAGCGCCTCGCGAAGCTGGCCGGCGGCGTGTGCGTGATCAAGGTCGGCGCCGCCACCGAGGTGGAGCTGAAGGAGAAGAAGCACCGTCTGGAGGACGCCATCTCCGCGACCCGCGCCGCGGTCGAGGAGGGCATCGTCTCCGGTGGTGGCTCCGCCCTGGTGCACGCCGCGAAGGTCCTGAACGACAGCCTGGGCAAGACGGGCGACGAGGCCACCGGCGTCGCCATCGTGCGTCGCGCGGTCGTCGAGCCGCTGCGCTGGATCGCCGAGAACGCCGGCCTGGAGGGCTACGTCATCGCCTCCAAGGTCGCCGAGCTCGACAAGGGCAACGGTTACAACGCCGCGACGGGCGAGTACGGCGACCTGGTCAAGGTCGGCGTCATCGACCCGGTCAAGGTCACCCGCTCCGCCCTGGAGAACGCCGCCTCCATCGCCTCCCTCCTCCTGACGACCGAGACCCTGGTCGTCGAGAAGAAGGAAGAAGAAGAGCCGGCCGCCGCAGCGGGCCACAGCCACGGCCACGCCCACTGAGCACCCACACCACACGGTTCCCCGCGCCCCCGCAAGGGGCGCGGGGCTGTGTTGTCTGCGCGGCTCCGCCGCGCTGGGCGCGAGGAGTCACCGTGCCCCGATAGGGGCGCGGGGAACTGCGCGAGAAGCCCCACCGGCGGTCGGCCGACAACGCACCCCGGGGTCCAAGGGGCGGAGCCCCTTGAAGGGACGGGAAGGGTAGGGGCGGCGGGGGCGAGAAAGGCCCGTTGTCAGTGCCACACGCCATGATGCGAGGGCAGAGGACGACAGGGGAGGGCTCCATGCGCACACCCGTCACGGGCGAGGTCCACGTCCACTACTGGCAGCTCTACGTCGAGAGCAACCCCGACGAACCAACCCCGGACCTCGCCGAGGCATACGCAGGCCGGCAGAACGGCCTCTGCGGAGCCGCAGTCCCCGGCGCACTCGAACTGACGGAGCTGAGGCCGCTGCCGAGAGGCACGGGGCACGGCCTGGCGGCGCTGGTCACACTCACCGACCCGTCCCTCGCCTCGTCCGGCCCCCACCTCATCTCCCCACCGCACGTCGCCCTCCCCGCCGTGATCGCCGCCGCCGACCCCGACCCGCTGCGCGCCGCACTGGACGCGGAGCGCGCGGCGGTGAGCACGTACGGCGAGCACTACCCGGCCCTCCTGACGGAGATACGCGCGGCCTGCGCGACGGAAGAGGACCCGATCGCACAGCGCTGAAAGTGAGAGGCGCCACGGGGGCGCGAGCGGCCCGCGCCGCTCACCGCTCGCGCCCCTCGCCCCCCGCCGCCCGCCTCAGCACCGCACTGGCGACCACGTCGAAAAGATGACCGGCGCGCGGCGCGAGCGACGGCTGATCGCCGAGCCACGCGAGCGCCGAGATCAGCGCGAACAGATCGACGCCGTCGACGTCGGTCCGCGCCGCGCCCGCGTCCTGCGCACGCGTGAGCAGCCGCGTACCGGCCGCGCGCAGGGCGACGCAGGAGGCGTGGAGGGCCGACTCCTCGTCCTCCATCGCGGCCGCCATCAACGCCACGACCCCCCGGTACTCGTGCGTCAGCGCCACACAGTCACGCACCCATGCGACGAGCGCGTCCTCGGGCCGATGGGACGTCTCGAGGACGTCCGCCCGTGCCGTCAGCTCGTCGAAGCCCGTGCGGAGCAGGGCTTCGAGCAGCGCCTCGCGGCTCGGGAAGTGCCGGAGCAGCGTCGCGAGCCCCACCCCCGCCCGGCGGGCGATGTCGCGCAGGGAGACGTCGACGCCCTCCTCGGTGAGGGCGGTGCCCGCGACCGCGAGCAGATGGTCGTGGTTCTTCCTGGCGTCGGCCCGCATGGCGTCCCTTGACTCTTCCCTTGACTATCCGGATCAGTGAACCGTATCTTTCTGGATCAGTGGTCCGGATATCCGGATCGCTGATCCATTCAGCGTAGCCCCGGCAGGAACGGGAGAGAACCATGTCCGCACAGACCCCGACGCAAGACCTGGCACGGACGATGAAGGCGATCCGGCTGCACGGGTTCGGCGGCCCCGAGGTGTTGCGCCACGAGGAGGTGCCGGTGCCCGAACCGGGCCCGGGCGAGGTGCTCGTCCGCGTGCACGCGGCCGGCCTCAACCCCCCCGACTGGTACGCGCGGGAGGGCATGCCCGACGTGCCCCCCGAGCTGAGGCCCCCGTTCGCACTCCCGCTGATCCCCGGCACCGACATCTCGGGCGTGGTCGAGGCCGTCGCCCCGGGCGTCGACGGCTTCGCGGCCGGGGACGAGGTGTTCGGCCTCCTGCGCTTCCCCGCCGCCCTCCAGGCCGGCGCCTACGCCGAGTACGTCACCGCCCCGGCCTCCGACCTCGCCCTCAAGCCGGCGTCCGTCGACCACGTGCAGGCCGCCGCCCTGCCCATGTCGGGGTTGACGGCGTGGCAGTACCTGATCGAACTGGGGCACGACCACCCCTCGCCGTTCCAGGAGGCCCGGCACCGCCCGATGGCGCTCGGCGAGGGCACCACGGTGCTGGTCAACGGCGCCGCCGGCGGCGTCGGCCACCTCGCCCTGCAACTGGCCAAGTGGAAGGGCGCCCGGGTCGTCGCCGTGGCCTCCGGCGCCCACGAGGCGTTCCTGCGCGAGCTCGGCGCGGACGAGTTCATCGACTACACCAAGGAACGGCCCGAGGAGGCCGTCCGCGACCTCGACCTCGTCCTGGACACCGTCGGCGGTCCCCACAGCAGGCGCTTCCTGCGCACGCTCAGGCGTGGCGGAGCCCTCTACCCGGTCTACTTCGGCGAGTTCGACGACGAGGAGAACGCGGCGCTGGGCGTCACGGTCACCGCCACCCAGGTCCGCGCGAACGGCGCGCAACTGGCCGAGCTGGGACAGCTGCTCGACGCGGGCACGCTCCGCGTCGCGATCGACAGCACGTTCCCCCTCGCAGACGTCCGCACCGCGCACGCACGCGCCGCCCGGGGACACATCCGCGGCAAGATCGTCCTGGAGACCCGCGCCTGATCCGTCCGAGAGGGCGTCCGACGCCCTCTCAGAGCAGCGCCCCCAGCGACAGCACCCGCTCCGAGAGCCGCCCCCGCAGCCGGCCCGCGTCCGTGTCGGCCTCGCCCTCGCCGAGCCAGTCCGCGGCGAGCAGCCGTTCGACGTGCGGGCCGAGTTCACCCGGCGGCAGACCACAGAACGCGGCGGCCCCGGCCAGGTCGAGACCGTCTTCCTCGACGCCGCCGAGCCGCCCGTCGGGGCGGACATGACCGGCGGTCCAGAGCGCGAGGAGCCGCGTCGCGGCACCCGCCTTCTTCTTGCGCAGCTTCCGGTCGCCCACCACCTTCTGCGCCCAGCCGGAGAGCCGCGCGCGGCTGACCTTGCCGAAGGAGAACGGACGGGAGTCGCCGGGCAGCAGCGTCGGGACGGTGATCTGGGCGGGGTCCTCGGAGCGGGCGACCAGCGCGTCGGCGACCGTGACCGACTCGGGCAGCCGCAGCCAGCCCGAGTCGAGGAGCTGTTCGAGCACCCGTTCGGCGTCGCCCTGCAGCCAGCCGGTGAAGTCCTGTCCGGTGACGTTCCCGAGGCCGGCGCGCGCGGCCCGCAGGGTGAGCATGAACACCGCGAGCCGCACCTCGGGCTCGGGGCGCGGCGAGTGGTCCCGGACGTGCGCGAGGACCGTACGGGCGTGTACGGCCTGGGCGCGGCTCAGCAGCCGCTCGACCGCCGGCCCGCCCTCGCCCACGGGCACCCCGACGCGGTTCTCGTTCATCTGCCGGGCGGCCAGCGCGGCCTTCTCCGCCCGCTCCGCCTCCTCGCGCAGCGTCGAGTCACCGGTGACGTCGGCCCACAGGGCGAACGCGCGGGCCTTGCGGTCGTGAAGCCCGGCGAGGAGGGCGAGGTCGGGGTCGGGACGGCGCTGGTACTCACGGAACGCGTCGCCGAGCTCGATGAGTTCCAGCCGCAGGACGTCGGGCTGGAGGTCGTACGGCACGATCCGCTGCGCGATCTTCCCCCACCGCCGCGCCCGCCGGCCCGCCCCACGCGCCCCACCGGCCCGAGCCCCCGGCACGCCGCCCCGCCCCTCCGCACCGGGCTTCGGCACGGGCCGGGCCTCCGACCCCGAGCCCCCACCGGAACCGGAATCCGCGGCAGCGCCCGAAGCCGAGGCCGAAGACGGAGCCGCAGCCGGAGTCGCAGCCGGAGTCGAAGACCGAGCCGGAGCCGAGGGCCCGGCGGACGATACTCCGGACGTCACCCCGGCCGTCGCCCCGCAGTCGGAAAAGACGGCCACCGTCGCACCGCCACCGCCACCGCCACCACCGCCACCCCCCACCGGCTCCCGCTCCCCGCCCGAACTCGCCGTATGAGCCGCCACCGGGGCCGGAGCCGGAACCGGAGCCGAAGCCGTCGGCGATGCGGCCGTGTCCAGCACCCGACACCCCTGCGTGGCGGCCGCACACCGCGCGCACACCTCCGCGATCCGCCACAGCCGCCCCGCACGGTCCGCGAACACCGTCAGGACCACCGGCCCGCCGCACCGCCCCGCGCCCGCCGCGGACCGCGTCCCCGCACGCCGTCCCGTGAGGATCTCGGGGGAGTGCCAGCCGCAGTCGGCGGCCCGGCACCCACACCACGCCTCACTACGCGGCCCGCCCCCCGCACGGACGCCGGCGAGATGCGTGTTGACGTGCGCGACCGCGGCCTTGCGCCCTTCGGGGGCGCCGGGCAGCCGCTGATCGCCGCAGTCGGGGGAGGAGCAACTGAGCCGCACCGCACCCGAGGAGGGACCGCCGAACGGATCGAGCCGCACCGTCCACACCCGCCCCGGCACCCGCCGCACGCCGGCCTCCGCCGCCACACCCCCCGCATTGGCGCCACCGACGAACAACTCGCCCCGACCACCGGTGTCCGCGCTCACGCGATGCCGCCCTCTCCCCTGTGCACGACCAGCCGCGCACGACCAGCCGTATACGACCTGCTGTGTGTAAGCCTGCTGTGTGTAAGCCTGCTGTGTAGGGACCCGCCGTCCGCGACCCGTCTCCGCCCGCGCCCGCGTCCGCCCCGCGGCCTCCCCCGCTCCGCGCGGACCGCCGCGACTGGACCGTACGCCGCAGCGGCACACCCCGTAAGGCCCGCACCACGACAGATCACACGTTCGGGTGACACCCCTCACCCTCAGCGGCCGTCCGACGCCACCTCAATGACGCCCCGTCACGCGCACTGCCCGGTCGACTGCTTCTGCTTGAAGGGAAAAGGCCGCCGCGCACCGCATCATGACGTCAGCTCGTACCGTCCACCGTCCACCGTCCGCATAAGGACGTGCCTGCCGCCACAGCGGAGAGCTTCTGTCGACGACGGCGACGCTCTCCTCGCGGTGCGTGCCGCCGGCATCGCTCCCCTCCGCAGGCCACCGGGCGGGGCCGCGGCGGCGGATCCCGTCGAGCAGCATGAGCCGGCGCCCCACTGTTCCGCCGCGGCTACCGCGGCCCGTACCGGCGGCCCGTGCGGGAGGTGATCGTGCCGAGGAGCGTGCGCGGTGTCAGTCTGGCCAGGCCCATGAGCGTCTTGTAGCGGGGGTCGGGGATGGACAGTGACTTGCCGCGGGCCAGGTCCGCCAGGGCCGCCGCGACGACCTTGTCCGCGTCGAGCCACATCCAGCCGGGGATGCTGTCCGTTCCCATCCCGGCCCGCTGGTGGAACTCGGTGCGGGTGAAGCCGGGGCACAGCGCCATCAGCCGTACGCCGCTGCCCGCGAGGTCCTTCGCCGCGCCCTGGGTGAACTGCACGATCCACGCCTTGGACGCCCCGTACGTGCCGCGCGGGACGAACGCGGCGACGGAGGCCACGTTGACCACTCCACCGCGCCCGCGCTCCCGCATCGCCTCCGCCGCGGCCGATGTCAGCCGCAGGACCGCCTCGCAGTGCACCTTGATCATGCGGAGCTCGTCGGCCATGGCCACGTCCAGGTAGCGGCCCTTGTTGCCGAAGCCGGCGTTGTTGACCAGCAGGTCGACCGGGTGCGTACGGTCACCGAGGCGGGCGGCCACGGTGTCGATGCCGGCGTCCGTCGCGAGGTCCGCGGTGAGCACCTCGACCTCGACGCCGTGGCGGTCGTGCAACTCGGTCGCCTGCTCCCGCAGACGTGTGGTGTCCCGGGCGACGAGAACGAGGCTGTGGCCGTCGGCCCCGAGCCGCCGCGCGAAGGCGGAACCGATTCCGGAGGTCGATCCCGTGATCAGAGCGGTAGTCATGCGCCAAGGCTAGGTGCCCGGGCCGTCCCCAACGTTCCTCCGAGAGGGGGCGGCCCACGCAGGGTGCGCCGGAGGCACCGGATGACGGCCGCCTACAGGACGTGCGTCACCAGCAGGATGCCGAGGGCCAGTCCCGTCACGCCCATCATGTCGTAGTGCCTCCAGAGCGGTCTTCGGGAGATGAGCGCGGTCTCCGCGCGCTGGGGGGACGCCGGGTCGAAGAGGATCGTGACGCTGTCGCCTTCCCGGGTGCCCGGTGGGACGTCACTCTCGCCCGCGCTGTGTGTCCGCGTGACGCCGTCCGGCGTCGTGTAGCTCAGCAGGTACTGCGGACCTCCCCTGCCGCGCCATTGACGGTCGAAGCACCGTGCGGTGATCTCGAGGCCCCGGGAGCGCAGTATCAGCCGCCGCCGCATCTGCCACACCACCACCACCGCGAGCAGCGCCGCGAAGACGTCGTAGACGATTGTGTCGGACACTTTTTTCCCCCGTTCCGTCACCGCATCGGTGAGCAGCATGAAAGCAGCACATGAGGGCGTGGGGTGGGACCTCTCCTCACGCCGGCGAGACCCCCCGAGCCGCCCGCAACCGCTCCAGCTCTTCACGCACCTCCGTGTGCAGCGCCGCTCCCGCCACCGCGAGCCGCGGCAGCAGCTCCCGCTCCGTCGTCGTCGCCCGGAACTCCAGCGTCGCCGTCACTCCGTGTCCCGGCCTCCGCACGATTTCCACCGCGTCGCCGGCCCGGATCACTCCCTCTTCGATCACCCGCAGATACGCCCCCGTGACCCCTTTCTGCGAGAACCGCTTCACCCAGCCCGGCTCCCCGAGATGCCCCTGGAACGTCCGGCACGGTATGCGTCCCGACGACACCTCCAGTACCGGACCGTCCTCGCCCCCGATCCGCCACCGCTCACCTATCTCCGCGCCCGAGACGTCCAGCCCCTCCGTCGTCAGGTTCTCCCCGAAGGCGCCGTTGCGCAGGCGGCGTCCCAGCTCGCGCTCCCACTCGTCCAGGTCCTCCCGCGCGTAGGCGTACACCGCCTGGTCGTTTCCGCCGTGGTGCCGTCTGTCGCACACCGCGTCACCGGCGAGCCCGCTCCCACCGATGCCCTTCGGCCCCGGCGCCGCCACCCGTACGGGGCCCTCCACCGGCCATTTGTCGATACCCGTCAGCCCCTCGGGCTGGTGGGTGTACGGCACGGCGAGGGGACGTCCGACGTTCAGGCTGAGAACTTTCATGCACGCAGAGTAACCGCCCGGACCTCAAAGTGTCCATGGGTTATTTCCCCTCTCGTCCAAGAAAGTCTTATGCTCGCCAGGTGATAGAGGCCCGCCATCTCCGCGTACTGCGCGCCGTCGCCACCACCGGCTCCTTCTCGGCCGCGGGGCGCCAACTGGGCTGCACCCAGCCCGCCGTCAGCCAGCAGATGAAGGCGCTGGAGGCGTCCGTCGGCACGCCGCTCCTCGTCCGCAGCGGCCGGGAGATGCGGCTGACCCAGGCCGGAGAGGCCCTCGTCCGGCACGCCTCCGGCATCCTCGCCGGGCTCACCGCGGCGGAGGAGGAGATCGCGGCCATCGCCGGGCTGCGCGCCGGCCGGGTGCGCCTGGTCTCCTTCCCCAGCGGCAGCTCCACGCTCGTCCCCACCGCCCTCGCCGCCCTGCGTGCCGCGCACCCCGGCACCCGGGTCTCCCTGGAGGAGGCCGAGCCGCCGCGGTCGGTCGAACTGCTGCGCGCGGGCGACTGCGACGTGGCCCTGGCGTTCCGCTACGCGGGCGCGACCGGAGCCGAGGAATGGGACGACCTGGTCGCGCGGCCCCTGCTCACCGACCGTCTCGTCGCACTGGTGCCCGAGCGCCATCGGCTGGCCGGCGCGGGTTCCCTCGCCATAGGCGACCTCGCCGCCGAACCGTGGATCGCCGGCTGTCCGCGCTGCCGCGGGCAGCTCGTCGAGGTGTGCCACGCCGCCGGCTTCACCCCCCGGATCGACTTCGCGACCGACGACTACCCGGCCGTGGTCGGCCTGGTCGGCGCCGGCCTCGGCGTGGCCGTCCTGCCGCAGCTCGCGGTGGAGTCCGTACGCCCCCGGGGTGCGCGCACGGTCACACTGGAGCCCGAGGTCCGGCGCGAGGTCGTCGCCCTCACCCTGCCCGACCTGGCA
The DNA window shown above is from Streptomyces sp. NBC_00670 and carries:
- the groL gene encoding chaperonin GroEL (60 kDa chaperone family; promotes refolding of misfolded polypeptides especially under stressful conditions; forms two stacked rings of heptamers to form a barrel-shaped 14mer; ends can be capped by GroES; misfolded proteins enter the barrel where they are refolded when GroES binds), with amino-acid sequence MAKILKFDEDARRALERGVNKLADTVKVTIGPKGRNVVIDKKFGAPTITNDGVTIAREVEVEDPYENLGAQLVKEVATKTNDIAGDGTTTATVLAQALVREGLRNVAAGASPALLKKGIDAAVKAVSDELLATARPIEEKSDIAAVAALSAQDQQVGELIAEAMDKVGKDGVITVEESNTFGLELDFTEGMAFDKGYLSPYFVTDQERMEAVLEDPYILINQGKISSIADMLPLLEKIIQTNSSKPLLIIAEDVEGEALSTLVVNKIRGTFNAVAVKAPGFGDRRKAMLGDMATLTGATVIAEEVGLKLDQVGLDVLGTARRVTVTKDDTTIVDGGGESADVQGRVAQIKAEIETTDSDWDREKLQERLAKLAGGVCVIKVGAATEVELKEKKHRLEDAISATRAAVEEGIVSGGGSALVHAAKVLNDSLGKTGDEATGVAIVRRAVVEPLRWIAENAGLEGYVIASKVAELDKGNGYNAATGEYGDLVKVGVIDPVKVTRSALENAASIASLLLTTETLVVEKKEEEEPAAAAGHSHGHAH
- a CDS encoding TetR/AcrR family transcriptional regulator — translated: MRADARKNHDHLLAVAGTALTEEGVDVSLRDIARRAGVGLATLLRHFPSREALLEALLRTGFDELTARADVLETSHRPEDALVAWVRDCVALTHEYRGVVALMAAAMEDEESALHASCVALRAAGTRLLTRAQDAGAARTDVDGVDLFALISALAWLGDQPSLAPRAGHLFDVVASAVLRRAAGGEGRER
- a CDS encoding NADP-dependent oxidoreductase, encoding MKAIRLHGFGGPEVLRHEEVPVPEPGPGEVLVRVHAAGLNPPDWYAREGMPDVPPELRPPFALPLIPGTDISGVVEAVAPGVDGFAAGDEVFGLLRFPAALQAGAYAEYVTAPASDLALKPASVDHVQAAALPMSGLTAWQYLIELGHDHPSPFQEARHRPMALGEGTTVLVNGAAGGVGHLALQLAKWKGARVVAVASGAHEAFLRELGADEFIDYTKERPEEAVRDLDLVLDTVGGPHSRRFLRTLRRGGALYPVYFGEFDDEENAALGVTVTATQVRANGAQLAELGQLLDAGTLRVAIDSTFPLADVRTAHARAARGHIRGKIVLETRA
- a CDS encoding SDR family NAD(P)-dependent oxidoreductase, with amino-acid sequence MTTALITGSTSGIGSAFARRLGADGHSLVLVARDTTRLREQATELHDRHGVEVEVLTADLATDAGIDTVAARLGDRTHPVDLLVNNAGFGNKGRYLDVAMADELRMIKVHCEAVLRLTSAAAEAMRERGRGGVVNVASVAAFVPRGTYGASKAWIVQFTQGAAKDLAGSGVRLMALCPGFTRTEFHQRAGMGTDSIPGWMWLDADKVVAAALADLARGKSLSIPDPRYKTLMGLARLTPRTLLGTITSRTGRRYGPR
- a CDS encoding DUF3592 domain-containing protein, whose product is MSDTIVYDVFAALLAVVVVWQMRRRLILRSRGLEITARCFDRQWRGRGGPQYLLSYTTPDGVTRTHSAGESDVPPGTREGDSVTILFDPASPQRAETALISRRPLWRHYDMMGVTGLALGILLVTHVL
- a CDS encoding MOSC domain-containing protein, encoding MKVLSLNVGRPLAVPYTHQPEGLTGIDKWPVEGPVRVAAPGPKGIGGSGLAGDAVCDRRHHGGNDQAVYAYAREDLDEWERELGRRLRNGAFGENLTTEGLDVSGAEIGERWRIGGEDGPVLEVSSGRIPCRTFQGHLGEPGWVKRFSQKGVTGAYLRVIEEGVIRAGDAVEIVRRPGHGVTATLEFRATTTERELLPRLAVAGAALHTEVREELERLRAARGVSPA
- a CDS encoding LysR family transcriptional regulator, producing the protein MIEARHLRVLRAVATTGSFSAAGRQLGCTQPAVSQQMKALEASVGTPLLVRSGREMRLTQAGEALVRHASGILAGLTAAEEEIAAIAGLRAGRVRLVSFPSGSSTLVPTALAALRAAHPGTRVSLEEAEPPRSVELLRAGDCDVALAFRYAGATGAEEWDDLVARPLLTDRLVALVPERHRLAGAGSLAIGDLAAEPWIAGCPRCRGQLVEVCHAAGFTPRIDFATDDYPAVVGLVGAGLGVAVLPQLAVESVRPRGARTVTLEPEVRREVVALTLPDLAQVPAVTATLRELSRAAGHRRDVPAEK